The Diabrotica virgifera virgifera chromosome 4, PGI_DIABVI_V3a genome segment ggtgttgtttcaaggtcacaattactttgtattttttgttaatccggacctggatttttcttgtcattaataattgggtcgttccaatgtggtaaataagtaatgattatttttaaaatgagtatttattcattaactttaataatttataactgaaagttaataatacctgctttttaatgtcagagttcttaaaaaactcaatataatttcaaaattaaagtcataaaattgtctggccgaaaaattgaagcgaaccattaaacttacttttttgtgctcttttcaaatatgcaaacagattttcaaaatttgaatatacaggatgttgttttaaggtcacaattactttatatttttttgttaatccggacctggatttttcttatggttagtatgtcggtcgtttgagttttgaatgagacatatgtataccaaatatcaaaaaaatatacagggtggttctaaagttgaGGCTTAGGAAAGAAACGggtaaaatcgataaaacaccctgtaactcggttataaaagtcggtagggcaaaaaatgtagtatatctagaaccggctcggtgacctctattcaccgttaaagtatttccgtttcccaatgaaacaccctgtataacaaattttgcttataatttgttcctctggttaattttaataaaataattttcacccctgagcaggggtggcatccacccccagggtaaaagtgcaagttggcaccatgtcacctttgttccttgagatatcctctaaccactcaccaattttcatggaaatcgatggaggttcaacgaaatcggaggtaatagctcatatccaccttcagtgactgcactagtatTGGTAAACATGAAAGTGCTGCATTTTTCGGAAACTATATCATTGTTCTATGATATTCTTCTTAGCCTTTTATTGCCCACGTTTGGACATAAACCTCTTaaaactccttccatcggtctctatcctgagcaacatatttccaattttttccggctactcttttaataccACCAATCCACCTCATCTGTGGcattcctctcggtcgtttattttattaaggtctccattgttgtattgttgcattaaaacgttggtctttttgtctagcagtgtggcctgcgaagctccatttaagtttggcaacttttgttgttatgtcctcgacttttgtttttgatcttacccagtcgttcctctttttatctaataatcgtatacctaacattgctctttccattgctGTTTAttttgtggctagtttattcatataatattcattataaaaaataataattaaataaaataaaaagttactaagaagatccaaacctccgcgaggttgaatcgggtttaggtcttagcgtagtaaaaaaaatatacaaaaaaatgcataaaagacaaaagaaaaaaactaaataaaaaaaataaaaaatataataaaaaaaatttgttaaaaaatatatttaaaaaaaacagtaaaaaaactaaaagtagtagtaatagttttaaatttagatactaagcatatattttgtaaaagagagaattcaaaacacattgactggccagttggttgcttaaaccagtgacaataaaacataaacacacacacattcatatttgccttgcttagggtccaggtttgacatccatatgtcatgataggaaggatgcactggttgaacactttgctcttcaagtattggggtattttgcggtttttaagtatccaactaagttttccaaatcttgcccatgctagtcttgctctcctagtaatttccgcactttggttctctttgtcaagtttcaggatttggcctaggtagataccTTATTTTAatttgacgatttcgagtttttctaagggtagattttttttcggccccctccccttaacgaactcccctgcattaaaagccaatatatggtggaggtacatttCCAGGGtataaggtttctccccatgtaataatgtGACGCGTTCgtgtaactgcaaaaatccccgcttggactccCCTACCATTAGGACAAGCTATTAGAGCAGACTAAAGTAACCAGACTAAAGAAATAAACAGAAGAATAAGAATGGAGTGAGCGGTATTCGGAAAACTCTcatatattgtccttttcatgagcatttttcagtgcgtaacaaatgataggaaaaagggtaagtccgtgataatacacatttatgccatttattctaacatgacattttagttaaatctgacagttgtcacattttattttcaatttggaataaaaacaaatcaaatgtgtttcatGCATTTATAACatagtattttctttgatttgtatagtcttataaattatacagattatatttgtaatattattatctaattaaaaaaaaatatttttttttattatggcgccatctatcgacaactagaataactagaataaatgttgtaaatgtctgtaatcacggacgtgcctttttttctgtcacatacaatttaatgcgttagaaagaaatcgaaaaactgtgacgcactgaaagatgatcatgaaaAAAAGAATACTATCAAAATCcaaaaaatacctttaaaataagGAACGAAGGTATTTAATGCATGCGTCCTACACCGTCCTACCTCTTCTGGCATATGAGGCCCAGACGTGGACGTGTACCAAGAGCAACTTAGATAgaataaaaaaaactcaaaaagctATGGAAAGACAAATGTTGGGAATATCGCGAGATAAAAAGAAGAACGAGTAGATAAGAGGCAAAACCTGAACAACAGACGCTTCCGAACATGCATtgaaattaaaatggaaatgggctgggcACAACGAAAGATATCACAATGAAAGATGGAATAAAGGAATTGGCCGATGGAGACCATATACTGCGAAAAGTCAAGAGTTCGATCGCAAATAAGATGGAAAGATAACTTTGAGCAAAGCGCAGGTCCAATGTGAAAAAGGCAATGTGAGAAAAAATGCAGAAACAAATGGAGACAAATTGGAGAGGCCTACATTTAGCACACGAATGGATTTTGGgctatagatagatagataataatataatataaataacatgAAATTTTTGTTAGGTTTTATTGTAATGAATGTAGCTAAAAGTttgataatatacaaaaaaagttTAATAGGTAGGTAATATTTCGATATACATCTACATAGTGCTATCCGTCACTGATTATAAagctacaaatattaaaaaaagtaaaaatataatcgacgttttaattttcttttgaaaaataaggcttcttaaaattatgttttttacTTTCATTCACATTCCTTAATTAGACATTTCCCAGTTTCGTTGGTCTTTAGTTCATCCATGTATTGATAAAGCGACTGCAGACTTTCAGATGACATAACACTCATATTATCTACCGCCTGACTAGTAGGGTTTTGTTCTGTTGGGTAACATAGTAAATCATCGCAGTCATTAGTAACTTCAACACAAGTATCTTGTTTTAACAAGTTTTCGAAAATTTTGCAAGCACTGCTCAATACTTTAGTAGAAACCCCATTTTTGTGACCAGTAATAATGCCATTTGAACAATGTGGTAAGATGCCGTTTTTAAATCCATtagaaaaatgatcttttttaaaTCCATTTTTCTTAATAGCACCGTTTTTAACTGAGCTCTCTATTGGTATGACTGAATTTTGTTCAGTAGGTATTATTTTGTCTGTCGAAAATTTAGACGATTTTAAAGTCTTACCATTTTTCTTCACGTCATCAAATACAACCTTTGTTTTGATTTTGACATGATCCACAGGgaggtgttgaattttttttgttagtttcATTTCATTAAGTTGCTGTCTCAGTTCctcatttttcttttctgttaTTTTCCTCTTTTGAATTTCAGattgtaatttaatatttaaatcagttattatgGATCTTTCTGCATGCTTTGGAATATTTTGCAAGGTTTTAGTTTTCCTTACGGCATCAAAAGTATCCATGCTTGATTTTTGATAACTATTCTTTATTGGGGCTGATTTAGTTTTATGAATAGGTGTTGTCATCGAAAATTTGGATGTTGATCCAGTCAACGAATCTAACGTTAAGGTAAGAGCTGTATTACACCACTGAAATTCTGGTTGAAATCCAATATCTTGTTTATCTCGTAATAACTGTAAAACTTTTTCAATCGTTTTGATATCGAGCAAATCATTTTGTCTTAGATCCACTATCTCTAAAGATTTGTTGTATTGAACAACATTCAAAATATTGGAACCTATTTTCTCTGTTATTCCACATCGCTGCAAATCCAAAGCTTTGATCCATAAGTCATCTTCTAATTCGTCTAAAATATACTGCAAACCATCATCACCAAACTCAAAGTTACAATTAAGGGTTATCCTCTTAATTCCCCTCATGCTACTATTTTGTGGATTCTCGTATCTTAAAGAATTGTGCCAGCTCTCACAGTACCTATTAATTTGTTGATGCTTAATTAATTTTGCTAGATATTGTCCACTTTCGGACTTCAGATCACATCCGGAAAGGTTAATAATTTCAATATTTGGAGCATACCTTAAATATTCACACAGCATCTCGCACCCAGCAGATTTAATAGAGGAATTGGCAAATGAAAGCTgttttactgttttgtttttcttgagcGCTTGCAATAGGGGTTCTAGATATTGTGCAAATAGAGGCAAGCCATCCAGTTCTAAAAATGTAAGTACTTCGGTGTGTTTTAAAGAGGTTGAGATTGATTTCGTGAGCTGGCGTAATATAAAAGCTGTCCATAGCGAACCAAAACGTCTTTTCATCTGTCTTGCCTTTTCTTCTGTATCAACATCATGTAAAAATTGACAATTACCTATTCTACTTTTAATACTGATTACATGGAGACTAGTATCACTACGAAGGGCATGCACAATAGGACTCCATTCTTCAAATTTCAAGCGATCACCAACAAATTCAAGGATTGTTTGACTTCTTAGCTTTGCTGGTTTGACAACCCTTGCAGGTGTACTGTTCATACGACGGCATAATTCAgaataccatacataaaaaatgTTGATCGGCTTTGGATAATGTTTAACTGTCGACTTGGATGAATCCATAAAATCGTTAAATTTAGGTTCTTTGTTCAGAAGTTGAATAGACTCATGGCTTAGAAAATATTGTCACAAATttactaaataaaattaaaattaacagtTTGAACAATATGTCAGTAACAGTGTCAAATTTGAAAGTTCTGTTTAGTAGATAGATccaaaataaatgtatgtatttgtaTTAATATGAAAAACCTGAACTATAAACAAATAATAGTATATGTATCagataaataaccaaaaaataaaataagttttttctAATAAATGCTTAATTTTAAGGACCTcagttttaaaaaataatatagtataataaaattttattaaaatcgcaATACTAATTGTACTTCAATATATTTTGACAACAGAAACTAACCTAAAACACTGGTAACATGTCACCAAAATCTTATCTCATTTGCTGTGAAAGAATGTTCcgaatttttctaaaaatgtgcTGCTATTGCAATTGTTGCCTACTTTGAACTTGAACACCACCTTTGCCACTTCTTGAGAGCTGAGCTCAGTCTAAGAtaaagggtcgatttctcatacctgcggtaatctatggttcaaTTGAACCAGGTTCATCGGTGAtcttcggttttgtttggaatacattcctcattgcacgttcatgtcagtgctcgttctacagctttcgagaaatgccaatagatggcaaaaggtaaaaaactgtcgccattttgaactaccttttttatgctatttttgaataaagttaaatttaagtatttatagtcaaatagtcattttaataattataaataaatattataaaaaaaaagaatcgtttatcgttaggcttaatataataaaataggatatatttatattttgacagcgtttcgtgttaatacaacgcatgcgtagtagcgtagtccatgaaatcatctgatctgagttctgaaatctttgaacgatcgaattccaccgttcaagcatcgttcaagtttaaactgccgtcggttgaacgtgaattgagaaagacgattttgactttaaactgacgtttactagaagttcaggttaaactggagttgaactcgatatgagaaattgggccttagactaagagccgctataggtgaaatttcttgatcattttaggcacgacgggaccctataacttaaatagtagaacctaaaagaaaacgtttgagcactgtgccgtcacttttcagtggcacatgcgtctacagtggcgcatcaaactttccacttatggacgggatacataaattaaaaaataccctccctcattaccagaatttagttttttcattttttgtatgttctatgtgattaagacataagatttatcgtaattttaacccaccacccccttctccctgtccccaccatcaaaaactttatttttcgattttattttttttttggtgggatgcaatcaattttaaaatttcaaaaaattcacacacatagttaaggcttttataaaacacgtctattttttatagacctgtaggttgagtgtacataacctcaaaaaattaaaaaaattttttttttttggaaaacagtatataacttttttttttgggatagctgcagatctaattttttcttagtcttgtttattttatcaaacactatatttctaatttttttcagatttttctgtaacgctggtcgccttcaaaaatccaaaaaactgcttttaagggggttttggggggtttgaacgtgtttttctgatttttaaatattctaaaggactcagttacttcaagttacatataacctataaaaacaaaattgatttgatatattatgaaatctataaaatagggaaaatcccccaaaaccccccaaaaaacagtttttcggaaaaatctgaaaaaaattaaaaatatagtgtttgataaaacacacaagattaaaaaaaataaacctgcagctattcctcaaaaaaagttatacgcttttttgaaaaaaaaattcttttaattctttgaggttatgtacactctacctatgggtctataaaaaataggcatgttttataaaagcctcagctatgcgtgtgaattttttgaaattttaaaattgattgcatcccaccaaaaaaaaataaaaacgaaaaatgaagtttttgatggtgggggcagggggaagggggaagcgggtggtgggttaaaattatgctgaatcctatgtgttaatcacataaaacttaaaaaataaaaaaaaaattaattctgttagtaagggagggtaacttttaatttatttatcccatccataagtggaaagtttgatgcgccactgtcgacgcatgtgccactgaaaagtgacgacacagtgttcaaacgttttcttctaggttctactatttaagttatagggtcccatcgtgcctaaaatgattaagaaatttcacctatagcggctcttagtctaatttttatataggtaatttTAATGTTTGTTATGTTCTAAATAATTTATGTTCCGACCTTATTAGAATTGGATGGCTTGTTTCTATTCTCTAGCCAAGATCACAATGGGTGGCGAAAATCCACATCCTACCATAGACATATTAAgggtagacaaggcatactgagcaaaaaaacGTAACGCGGaagcagtcgatcggtggtctatctatctcttttaaccaagcgatcccgcgcatgtgacagacaaagatggctagaccactcaatccttaatattggcgttacacctcgatgcacagagcggcccatacctTGCCTAATCTACTAGTTCTAATATATATGCACCCTACACGAGATAACCGtggtaatatttaaaatattataatattaatgAAAATGGCAGTGAACGGCCGTATCATATTTATCAGGTAGGATAAAGATTGCCAAGAAGAAGGAGAATCTTTGAGATAGTCTTTGAGATAGATTCCAGTGTTTTCAGGATGACTATCTCTTGATCTAAAGAATGTTCTCTTCTAAGTCTTGTTGAAATTCATTGATTTTTGATCAATTTAGGGACATGATTTTTCTTAGTGTCTCcttttaaagactttaaaatgaagTCAGACGTTCAATAGGTACTAGGAGTTGATGCTGATGGTTACTTCCACAATCTGCGCCCGAGTACAGCTAATGGCCGAGTATTTCCATCTTGATTTCTTACTCGTCTATCTGGGCTAGGCCAGCCGTACAATCTACGTGGGTGGTTCGACAAAACATGTTTGTAATTGCAAGATGATACTCTATATAGAGCTACACAAGACGGTCACACAACACAACTCTCTGCCCCCGTGCATTTTTGCCTAAAACTTCTTCGTTAGAGTTAGATGacctattagaagaccaattttcGTTAGATGACCCATTTTGGCGTTAAAATATCCTAGGATTATAACTAGTTCACGATTGGGAATAGCGTTAATAGTTCCTTCTAGACGACCATAGAACCTGTCAGTGTCTGTATCTTGTGCAGTTGTTGTaggaacatatattttttgtataatgTGTAGACTATTCGTAGATATTCGCATTTTAATGGATATTAATCTGTTGTCGACAGTATCATAGCCAATCACAAAGTATTTTGATGTGGATTCTGTCGCCGAGGCGCCGAGGAATCTGGTCACTACACATCCTATCTTCACTTTCTGTTATTGTCATGTTATGAGAAATTCTCTTGGGAATATATTTATAGTGCAGTGGTTTCCTGTTTTCTGCACTGCCTTACGAAACCTATTCAAACTGCTCCAGTTATTCTTTTGTAGTTCTATGTTTCAATCCGGTCTAGTATCATTT includes the following:
- the LOC114327459 gene encoding protein Cep78 homolog, which gives rise to MDSSKSTVKHYPKPINIFYVWYSELCRRMNSTPARVVKPAKLRSQTILEFVGDRLKFEEWSPIVHALRSDTSLHVISIKSRIGNCQFLHDVDTEEKARQMKRRFGSLWTAFILRQLTKSISTSLKHTEVLTFLELDGLPLFAQYLEPLLQALKKNKTVKQLSFANSSIKSAGCEMLCEYLRYAPNIEIINLSGCDLKSESGQYLAKLIKHQQINRYCESWHNSLRYENPQNSSMRGIKRITLNCNFEFGDDGLQYILDELEDDLWIKALDLQRCGITEKIGSNILNVVQYNKSLEIVDLRQNDLLDIKTIEKVLQLLRDKQDIGFQPEFQWCNTALTLTLDSLTGSTSKFSMTTPIHKTKSAPIKNSYQKSSMDTFDAVRKTKTLQNIPKHAERSIITDLNIKLQSEIQKRKITEKKNEELRQQLNEMKLTKKIQHLPVDHVKIKTKVVFDDVKKNGKTLKSSKFSTDKIIPTEQNSVIPIESSVKNGAIKKNGFKKDHFSNGFKNGILPHCSNGIITGHKNGVSTKVLSSACKIFENLLKQDTCVEVTNDCDDLLCYPTEQNPTSQAVDNMSVMSSESLQSLYQYMDELKTNETGKCLIKECE